AgatattctattttttcatagaatttttttaaaaaattaatctattgttattttatgtatttccATCATTTTAATCAAACACATACCGTCTAcatcaacaaaatttaattgatcGAATTATGCGATGATATTGACATGGTTACCAATTTACCAtacccaaaaagaaaagaaaaaaaatatggacaTGAGTAggcttttgtttgtttgtttatcaAGGTTATTTTTGGGCATGCCTAAGGTGTTTTAAAAGTGCGATTTACTAAAGTGATTTGTGTGATAATAGAAATAGAATAGAGTTATCGAGGGATGCAATGCAATGCAAcgcaaaaaggaagaagaaagttgCAAATCGCAATCGCAATCGCAATCACAGAGAGAGTGCAGTTGGTTTGGTACGGTGATTTAATTTGAGTTTGGTTAAGAGTCTCCTCGTAGTGTAGTCTTCTCATTTGCATTGCACCgaagaatcaaatcaaatcgGTGGCCGTAAACCTAAGTTGGTTCAGATCCGATGGAGGCAATCGAAGAATTGGTTCAGCTCTCCGATTCCATGCGCCAAGCCGCCGCCGTCCTCGCCGACGAAGATGTCGACAACTACAAGCGCCCTTCCACTTTCCTCAATGTCGTTGCGCTCGGCAATGTTGTAAGTTTTTCTTGTCTCTCAATTATCAATCATGTTATGTGTTGTATTGGATCCGTTATGAATGAATACAATACAATTGCTATGGTGGACTGGATCAGGGTGCTGGAAAATCTGCTTCCTTGAATAGCCTCATTGGACATCCTGTTTTGGTATTTCCTATTTTcccttatctttttttctttcctctttaaTCTCTATCTGCTGACTAAATCTGTTTGAAACTGCAGCCAACTGGTGAGAATGGTGCTACCAGGGCTCCCATTAGCATTGAATTGAATAGAGACACCTCTTTAAGCAGCAAGTCAATCATCCTGCAAATTGACAATAAAACTCAACATGTTTCTGCAAGTAAGACCCACTTTCACACCACAATTGTTTTAGAAATATCATGTTTCTCATCCTCTTactcttttttcatttctttttatagGTGCCCTTCGACATTCTCTACAGGATAGACTAAGCAAAGGTTCATCTGGTAGGAGCCGTGATGAAATATATCTCAAACTACGTACCAGTACTGGTAAGCCCATTATAATATTCTATGTTGCTCCCTTCCTTTATGCTTACATTACATGTATTGGCATCATGAAACTTAATCTCTTTGTTCTGTTCTAAAATTCTACAGCGCCTCCATTGAAATTGATTGACTTGCCTGGATTGGACCAGCGGATAGTGGATGACAAAATGGTGAGTAGTTATTTCTTAGATCTATGGTTGTTTTTTAGGCATTCTCTCTGTAGACAAGTTTGATGCCTTCTCTTTCATCATTTTTAGATCAGTGAATATGTTGAGCACAATGATGCTATTTTGCTGGTAGTAGTCCCAGCTGCTCAGGCACCAGAAATTTCAACATCACGAGCCCTTAGAGTTGCTAAGGAGTATGATGCAGAATGTAAGTTTTCAGATTTTGTTTTTGTCCCCCCCACCCCCCTCCCCCCAAAAAATAGCACTAAAGCATTTTGTTAACAATTCTTGAGAGTTTGTCCTTGCCTTGGTAATATTCCAAATGACTGAGTGGTTAGGACATAGAAGTTTTGATTTTGCTggcctcattttttaaaataaagttgaatTTCAGCATGAGGTAAAGTGATCCTGTGCACCATTCTCTAATCTCAAATGTATTTGTTTGAGGGTGTGTGTTACTGATATAAAGCCATTCATGAAACTCAGCCTAACATAACAGCTTAAGCATTTGGGAGAATTGGCCCTAGACCTTGAGCCTCTTAAGCATACAAATTCCTTTATTGTGTTGTACCTAATCATCCTGATAGTACTAGTTCATCTAATCCTTTTGATTGGTTTCAATTGCAGCCACCAGAACTGTTGGCATTATCAGTAAAATTGATCAAGCTTCTTCGGAACCCAAAGCCCTTGCAGCAGTGCAGGCTCTCCTATTGAACCAGGGACCCCCTAAAACCTCTGATATTCCTTGGGTTGCTTTGATAGGGCAATCTGTTTCTATAGCTTCTGCACAGTCTGGGAGTGGAGCGCCCGAGAATTCATTGGAAACTGCTTGGCGTGCTGAAACTGAAAGTTTGAAATCAATATTGACTGGAGCCCCTCAAAGCAAGCTAGGTAGAATTGCTTTGGTTGAGTCTCTTGCTGGACAGATTCGCAATCGTATGAAGCTTAGGCTTCCAACTCTCCTCACTGGGTATGCATTTTTTACTAGCTTATGTTTTGTTGTTGTCTgttataaatatcatattatttgaaagaaaaatgttaatattctttcttttgttaaaaCTGGTGCTTCAAAATTTTCTGTTTGTCGAGACTATTCATGTTCTTTTAAATAGGCTTATTAACATTTTAATGAATGAATGGAAGGAGATACAACACAAAAATGAATAGAACTAGAGGGTTGCACTTGAACCTTCTCTACTCATGATGTTGTGTCAAAAtgcattcaaatttttaatttcatgtatatGTTTTCTGTCTTGTAAAATGTTCAAACATTGGGTTtgctataaaaaaagaaagttatatACATACACTCATACATATAGGAGGCTATCAAGTGAGAACTTTTCCTATTGTGAGAAATGAAACTATAAATCTTGGTCATACAACCATACATGGATggtccaagttaaaagttagcTAGCTAATGATCAcatgaccttttttttttttttgctcggcaaaaatatgaatattataaatattgaaaagtaccagtggtactaagGCTACAGATGAGGATATATTTATGCAGCTGGGTGGTGTTATTTCATAGAACCACACTGCATGCATGTATAATTGTTACATAAGTACCAAAACACCCATCCCTCCTAGGTACTAAAAGCTTCCTTTAGGTGACCAGTTAAAATATCATGtgcattttcctttcaattttagCAATTCAAATATGATCCAGTGATCTATATTTGTAGTTTTCAATTCTCACAATAAGAATTCTCATTTGATACactacacacacaaacacacacacacatatatttgATAGGTATGGGTGGTTTAGGTTAAGGCTCAAACCAAACCATGAAAAGTAGAGTTGGattgatttcttttttcctcaacCTTCTTTGTATGCTATCTACAATGTTATATATTTGTCAAGTTGCATGGAATTTAATGCCACTAAATCAATGCatatttaaaaggaaaatatcaGAATATTTCTTGTTCCCAAAATGAAATAGCAAGGAGTGGGATTAAGCATGGCGTGTACATTTCATCCTGAGTCATAGTATGGTTCCTTTTCAGACTTGTTTGTCTGTATATGGAACCATTTTTATGGCTTTTCTTCTATTGTACtgagtacctctggtacttcatatattcatatatatatatatatatatatatatctatttttgctgataaaaaaaaataatatgagatAATAGACTGATTATTTAAACTTGCAGAACATGATAGGTGATGAGAGATTGTGTGATTCAATTTCTATTGATGTTTCTCACTATTTGTAAATTGATACCTAGTAATAATAAGTACTAATGTCTCAGTTTCTATTAAATAATAAGGGAATGGACCTAAAATCTATTATAATCCTTTATTTGAAATGCTACAGTCTTCAGGGAAAGTCTCAAATTGTTCAGGAAGAGTTAGTGAAGTTTGGTGAACAAATGGTTAGTAGTTCCGAAGGTACAAGAGCTCTAGCCTTGCAGTTATGCCGTGAATTTGAGGACAAATTTCTTCAACATCTTACTGGAGGCGAGGTTAGTAGTTTTTGTcatatatttacattttatagAAGCTAGGGTGCATGGTATTTGGTATTTTTTGGGGGGAAAACTGGATATCGTCAGAAGAAATTGGAGCTATTTCTCATGTGCCATATTAGGGATTTTAGGATGAGTAAAGATGACAAGGTCTTTTTGATGGCATGCATTTTATGCAGTTAGTTGGTGCCTTTAATTATGGATAAATGCTAGAAGTTTCAAGGACAATTGCTTATTGTTACCACTCCTTTAGTTTAATTTGACCACCTTATTGATTTCTGggtactcatttttttttattggatattAAACTAGTGTGATTCGTTCAATTGATGTTTGTTTTTCCCTCTATGTAGGAAGATATCTTGTCCTTGCTTTTgtacttttctctctttccttttctttaaccaatttattttcttaattcttataaaaaaattcactgaaaTAGTGTTGAATTTATAGGGATTTAGGTTGAGAAGGAGGAAGAGAGAACATAGAGATTTTGAATAATATTCTGTCATCTATAACGATGTGATGGTGTGATTCGAGGAGAAAACACTAATTTCTATATATACTGCTGGAAATATCAAAGGAACAAAGATTGGCAATCCCTTGACATGTCTATTATGAAACCCATTAAAAGTCCTTGTGTGTTGCACCAAATAGATACCAAACACCTTATCCCCTGTCAAATGATGCACCAAAAGGGATCTGCTTAAAAATACGAGCATTCTATTTCAACCAAATACACCAAACTATATGATTGATTGccaatacttaaaaaatatagctttttttttatcggcaaatataatattgtatttatataaaatgaagTACTAGAGGTACTGATATACACATATAAAGTTTACCTTACTGCTAGTTCCACAGTCAGACAAACCTAGTCTAAAGGAGAACCAAAGTAAGgatataattgaaatttacaTGTGTTGCTCTGCAAACTGTTCTAGCCTCTACTGATACAAAAACCTTGACTAATACTACTTGACCATTGGTTAAAGTGGATTGTGAAATCTTTTTCAAAACCCCTTAGCCAAGTCCAAATGAGGAATGTAGCATCTTCAAACAATTTATTAGCATTGAAGGTTGCATTAGAGAACACTATATTGTTTTGGAATTAGAGGAAAAGCACCTTTTATATGCAGCCATGACATGGTTTCCCACCAAATAGGTTGGATTTTGCTGCAATGGAAGAATAAATGTGATGCACCCTCCTCTGCATTTCTGCAAAAAGGACAAAGCGTATCTGTGAGCTGCACTTGTCTCCTCTGCAGATTTTGTCTGGTAGGTAGTCTGTCTCTAAGTAGCCTCCACGCAAAGACTGCTATTCTGCTCGGAATCTTTAATCTCCACAATTGCACAAAGCACTCCTCTTGACTTCCCGCAGCTGCCTCCTCCTCTAACATTTGATATGCGTTACGTGTTGAATATTGGCCTGTTGGGTCTGCACTCCACTCCCCCTCATCGGATCCTTGTTGCTGTATGACCTTACCTTCAACCTCTCTTAGAAAATTGACAGCCAAGTCAATTTCACTGTCAAACAGTGGCCTTCAAcctctcttaaaaaatatagcTTTAATTCTACCAAAATCATGAGagctaattattaaaaaatgttccAAGGATCTAGGTTCAGTAGGTTGCACCCAACATTCAGTGAACATGATGAATAAATAGACAAATAAGTTGTGCATCAAAACAATGTAAATGAGTTGAAACTTATCAAACTGGCTCTGAAAACGGTTCAAATGTTTGAACTCTTTAAATTGATTCTCGGATGGACCATCTGtttcttatgattttttttttcttgtttatttcaaatttagaaggAAGGCACATGTTACATAGCGTGTTGATTGCAAACGAGGTAGTTGATGAGGCCAAAAGGTGCCAAAAACCGTGCTTGGTATTCAAAGTGGATTATGAGAAGGCGTATGATTCTGTGTCTTGGGGATTCCTGATTTATATGTTGAAAAGAATGGGTTTCTGCTCCAAATGGATTCAGTGGGTGGAGGGGTGTCTAAAATCAGCATCTGTTTCAATCCTCGTGAATGGTAGCCCTTCAGCACAATTCACGCCTCAGAGAGGGCTCAGACAAGGAGACCCATTATCACCTTTCCTCTTTAATATAGTGGCAGAGGCACTCAATGGCATTATGTCACAAGCGCTCCAGAAGGGTTTGTTCAGGGGCTTCTTAGTTGGTAAAAACAAGGTGGAAGTTAGTCTGCTCCAGTATTCGGATGACACAATCTTCTTTGGGGAGGCATCAATGGAGAATGTGAGAGCAATTAAAGCAATGTTGAGGGCTTTCGAGTTAGTGTTGGGCCTCAAAATTAACTTTCCTAAGAGTGGCTTTGGAGCTTTTGGGGTGTCGGATTCATGGAAAAATGAGGCAGCTGACTACCTCAATTGTAGCATGTTGACGGTCCCTTTCACATACCTTGGTGTTCCTATTAGAACAAATCCGAGATCATATCAGACATGGGTCCCTATCATATCTAAGTGTGAGAGAAAGTTAGCAAAATGAAAGCAAAGACACTTGTCTTTTGGGGGGAGAGTGACTCTTATAAAGTCAGTGCTAACGTCCATTCCTAtttactttttctcttttttcagggTACCCAATAAGGTCGTGGATAAGTTAGTCAGAATTCAAAGAAGGTTTCTATGGGGAGGGGATCAGGAGCAACACAAAATAGCTTGGGTCAAATGGGAATCTATATGCTTGCCAAAGGAAGATGGGGGACTAGGAGTCAAAGATATTAACTTATTCAATTCATCACTGCTGGGCAAGTGGAAGTGGAACTTGTTTCATAGTCAAGGGGAGTTGTGGGCTAGGGTACTAGAATCGAAGTATGTTGGATGGAGGGGTTTAAGCGAAATAACTAGAGGGAAGGGAGAATCGGTATGGTGGAGGGATCTAAAGCTAGTGCTTAATCAATCGCATCATGGAGCGATAATGAAGAATACAACAGCATGGAGGGTTGGTTGTGGGGATAAGttcaaattttgggaggatgcATGGATGGGGGGAGAGGAGCCGTTACTTGCAAGATTCCCTATGTTGTATAGCATTTCTACTCAGCAACACCAAAGTATACAGCATATGGGGGCCATCAAAGATGCAGGTTGGGAATGAGACTTTAGGTGGAGAAGACCACTGTTTGATAGCGAAGTAGATTTGGCGGTGTCATTCTTAACAGATGTTACAAGCCACCCAATTCAGCCTCACAAAACTGATCAATGGGTGTGGAAGGCAGACCCAGGTGGGCAGTACACAGCTAAATCTGCCTACTATGTGTTTCGGGGGGAAATAGTTGAACAGCAACAAGATGGAGCGTTTGAGGAGCTGTGGAAGATCAAGCTTCCGTCTAAAATTGTCATATTTGCATGGAGACTAATAAGAGATAGACTACCAACTAAAGTAAACTTGCGGAGGCGACAGATTCAGCTTGGAGATTCACGATGTCCATTCTGCGGAGTTGAGGAGGAGAGTGCAGGTCACCTATTCTTCTTGTGCAGAAAGATCATTCCAATATGGTGGGAATCTTTATCTTGGGTGAACTTGTCGGGTGCTTTCCCAAACCATCCAAGGCACCACTTTCTTCAACACATTTATGGAGTGACAGAGGGAATGAGGTCTAGTAGATGAAAATGGTGGTGGATGGCACTGACATGGACCATTTGGAAGCACAGGAATACTATTATCTTCTCAAATGGTTCATTCAATGCTAACGGAATCCTAGATGACACAATTTTCTTACTATGGACGTGGCTCACAAATTTGGAGAAGGATTTTAATACACACTATAATTACTGGTCTTCCAACATCAGAGCAGGGTTCCTAAATAGAATAGGATAGAATATTAGTGCAGATTTCTGTATAACCTATATGTTCTTTCAGATTGGTTCAAACTGCGTTGGGACCAAATCTGGACTGTTACTTGTATtgtcagtacctctggtactcaattaatatataatattatgtttgctgataaaaaaaaagaagttagatACTTTGATTTTGGGTATGGGATTTCACCAATGTACTGTacaaaaatccttttttttctgcATCTAAATTCTTTCCTTTATTTCTTTGCAGGGTAATGGTTGGAAAGTTGTTGCCAGTTTTGAAGGGAATTTTCCTAACAGAATCAAGCAACTTCCTATTGACAGACACTTTGACATAAACAATGTCAAGAGGGTAAATCTTCTCCCTTGAATTTGTCATATTGTTTAGGTAGAATATAGTTCATCTTATTCTGTTGACACTTGGGGTGCTTGCTTCTATATTCTCATTTTGGCTTTCAGATTGTCCTAGAAGCAGATGGATATCAACCTTATCTGATCTCTCCAGAGAAAGGTTTGAGATCCTTAATTAAAGGCGTTCTTGAACTGGCGAAGGAGCCATCACGATTGTGTGTTGATGAGGTATGCTTCTAATGTGttgttgatttttcttttttcaagagCTATTAATGTTACAGATGTTTGAAAGTATTGTCCAAAATAGTTTGGGTAGTGGTTACAAACCTGACTATATGGGGCCCTTTCAAAAGAAAACAGTGTTATGTCCTTTATCTCCTGCTGTCCCTCTTAGTTGATGACTTACGAAGTTACATCAATAGTCTGAACAGTAGGTGGGGATCCTTTGGGGTGGTTGTCAACCTTCAAAACTGGACTACTAATTACAAGGAGGTTGCTTTTAGAATGTTGCATGCTTGCTTCACAATCACTTAAAATCAGAAACCAGTTCTCATTTGATTATATTCTAAATCATAATTGGATCAAAAGAAATCCATGTCAGTGCTAATTTTAAACTAACCAATTTATATGTTAATCAATAGTTCCCATGTTTTTCTCTCACTTTCTCCTCTTTATCTAtagcaaaaaaattgaaagttacACATTTAAAACAGTGGTTAATTTTAAACCAGTTCTAAACCAAATTTTAGAGGTACAGAATACCTTGCGAAACTACTGCAAGTTCATGTAGATTTGCATAACTGGTTTTAATGTTTTATCTTCAACAGCTCTAAACCAATTTTCAAGTTCGGCAAACACTTTTTAGTAATCTTTGCTTTCTTTGCATCAGTTACTGATGCACCTACTGGAACATTTgagtcataaaaataattttatcatctcACATCATAATGTATTGATTTTGATTGATATCACATTGATTATAAGCTCCCAACCAATTGTCAATGTCTTACGGGGCATCAAGTACTTTTCTATTATCTCAtgcatttgatttattttaacctTTAGTCTGATTAATTACCAGGTTTTGCTTTGCTATTGATATCATCACATGAACCCTGCAATTTTGCAATAGACTTCTTATGGACTTATGTAAAATCCCTTGTGTTTTTCTTGACCTTCTTTGTAATTATTCTGACAATTACCAAATTAGGTGTTGGAAATAAGAGCATGTAATGATTATTACTCTTCCTAATAGTTTAGTTATTGTGTTTAGCAGAGTTCAATTTATTTTAGGAAGTAGTGATATTATAATTGTTCTTTTGAAAATAGCTGTAGTTATTTACTAACTTtgtaatcattattattatgaatagATCACTCTGCTGAGTGGTATACTTGAGCaaattcagaaaataaattctttgtttctttcttctcacATTAGGTACATCGCGTGCTTGTGGATCTTGTTTCTGCTTCTGCAAATGCAACGCCTGGTCTTGGAAGGTATCCTCCATTCAAGAGAGAGGTAACATTGATGTGCTGTAACTTACATGTAACTTGGTTTGTTTTTAGAAATTACCTTGCTCATTTGTTGCAATTTTTAGATTGTGGCAATTGCAAGTTCAGCCCTAGAGGCATTTAAAAATGAATCCAAAAAAATGGTGGTTGCACTAGTTGATATGGAGCGTGCATTTGTTCCACCACAACACTTTATTCGTTTAGTACAGAGGCGGTATGTTCAATATATGACACTTgttacactttttttatttatgaattaataATCTTAATGTCCTTAATGGgtgcattaatttatttttcatgtggGACTCCAAGGATGAATTTTAAACTCATTAGAAACACCACCTTTGATTTGAAATGTGACTTCTAGAGCCACTTGGTATTCAAGTGATTAGAAATTTCATTGGGAATAAGTAAATATTTGggattttaaagattttttgttGGAGACAAAAATCAAAAGTCCAATGGACTAAGGATGGGAATGCAACAAGTTTTTTCAACAGATTGGCTTATtgtaaaagaaggaaaaattaattaagaaattggaATTGGAAAATGGGAATTTTGTCAGGGATTCTGGGGTTATTGCATTTTGAATTTACAAGATTTTTTAGGGAATCGTTTTTGGAGGATTGGTCTCCTAGACCATTTATAAAGCTGTTTGGAGTCTTATTTTGACTGAAAAGACAGTGAAGTTTCTCGCTTGGCTTCTTTGCAGTGTTATGCCAAAGGTCTTTTATGGGGGGTCTTTGGTGAATCTTTAGAGAGATTGGTCTGTTgtgctatatttttttcttcttgtagtGTTCAGTTTATGAAGATTTCTTATCATCTTGCATTTGTATCTCTCTTTagtcttttctttcttaataaATTCTGTTTATAAAAACGATTTTTCTAACCTGTGCAACTTTGCACGGGTTAAGACTCATTAATTATCCACTTACAACTAACTTTgattaactaaaattataattctgaTAAAGATGCAAAATCTCtcctatttattttatgaactcACTTTAATATAATCTCTCTATTCCTATCAAAATAACAAACAATTCCA
This region of Glycine soja cultivar W05 chromosome 17, ASM419377v2, whole genome shotgun sequence genomic DNA includes:
- the LOC114392199 gene encoding dynamin-2A-like isoform X1, whose translation is MEAIEELVQLSDSMRQAAAVLADEDVDNYKRPSTFLNVVALGNVGAGKSASLNSLIGHPVLPTGENGATRAPISIELNRDTSLSSKSIILQIDNKTQHVSASALRHSLQDRLSKGSSGRSRDEIYLKLRTSTAPPLKLIDLPGLDQRIVDDKMISEYVEHNDAILLVVVPAAQAPEISTSRALRVAKEYDAESTRTVGIISKIDQASSEPKALAAVQALLLNQGPPKTSDIPWVALIGQSVSIASAQSGSGAPENSLETAWRAETESLKSILTGAPQSKLGRIALVESLAGQIRNRMKLRLPTLLTGLQGKSQIVQEELVKFGEQMVSSSEGTRALALQLCREFEDKFLQHLTGGEGNGWKVVASFEGNFPNRIKQLPIDRHFDINNVKRIVLEADGYQPYLISPEKGLRSLIKGVLELAKEPSRLCVDEVHRVLVDLVSASANATPGLGRYPPFKREIVAIASSALEAFKNESKKMVVALVDMERAFVPPQHFIRLVQRRMERQRREEELKNRSSKKTLDAEQSILNRATSPQTSQQSGGNLKSMKDKSSQQDRDTQEGSGLKTAGPEGEITAGYLLKKSGKGSGWSRRWFVLNEKTGKLGYTKKQEERHFRGVITLEECNIDEIPDDDEASTKNSKDKKSNGPDSGKASNLIFKITSKVPYKTVMKSESAVLLKAESMADKVEWINKLRSVAQAKGGQAIGEPSFPMRQSLSDGSLDTMARKPADPEEELRWMSQEVRGYVEAVLNSLAANVPKAVVLCQVEKAKEDMLNQLYSSVSAQSSAKIEELLQEDHNVKNKRERVQKQSALLSKLTRQLGVHDNRAAAASSWSDRGSAAESSPRSSGPSSGDDWRSAFDSAANGPSNLTSRYGSGGHSRRYSDPSQNGDVSSGSNSNSRRTPTRLPPAPPQSGSRY
- the LOC114392199 gene encoding dynamin-2A-like isoform X2 translates to MEAIEELVQLSDSMRQAAAVLADEDVDNYKRPSTFLNVVALGNVGAGKSASLNSLIGHPVLPTGENGATRAPISIELNRDTSLSSKSIILQIDNKTQHVSASALRHSLQDRLSKGSSGRSRDEIYLKLRTSTAPPLKLIDLPGLDQRIVDDKMISEYVEHNDAILLVVVPAAQAPEISTSRALRVAKEYDAESTRTVGIISKIDQASSEPKALAAVQALLLNQGPPKTSDIPWVALIGQSVSIASAQSGSGAPENSLETAWRAETESLKSILTGAPQSKLGRIALVESLAGQIRNRMKLRLPTLLTGLQGKSQIVQEELVKFGEQMVSSSEGTRALALQLCREFEDKFLQHLTGGEGNGWKVVASFEGNFPNRIKQLPIDRHFDINNVKRIVLEADGYQPYLISPEKGLRSLIKGVLELAKEPSRLCVDEVHRVLVDLVSASANATPGLGRMERQRREEELKNRSSKKTLDAEQSILNRATSPQTSQQSGGNLKSMKDKSSQQDRDTQEGSGLKTAGPEGEITAGYLLKKSGKGSGWSRRWFVLNEKTGKLGYTKKQEERHFRGVITLEECNIDEIPDDDEASTKNSKDKKSNGPDSGKASNLIFKITSKVPYKTVMKSESAVLLKAESMADKVEWINKLRSVAQAKGGQAIGEPSFPMRQSLSDGSLDTMARKPADPEEELRWMSQEVRGYVEAVLNSLAANVPKAVVLCQVEKAKEDMLNQLYSSVSAQSSAKIEELLQEDHNVKNKRERVQKQSALLSKLTRQLGVHDNRAAAASSWSDRGSAAESSPRSSGPSSGDDWRSAFDSAANGPSNLTSRYGSGGHSRRYSDPSQNGDVSSGSNSNSRRTPTRLPPAPPQSGSRY